One stretch of Cryptococcus neoformans var. neoformans B-3501A chromosome 5, whole genome shotgun sequence DNA includes these proteins:
- a CDS encoding hypothetical protein (Match to ESTs gb|CF192275.1|CF192275, gb|CF187376.1|CF187376), with product MSTEAIVGVLWNASVALGVAFFPRRSLREISEWPSCPRASLVKSYPYIYTFEMSRARTIGKRLTNLPIIPIPITRSGNNKPKSLQKTKRTFQPNLTRVDWPVTVLGGPVPIDRTKEQSLPKLEGILMQVRKIRDVEKAGGIEGLLLSRRSKDLTPYGASLRAQLFESLHEIRREMEGQAELSRLGVEEERLRLEDGSPLANTGASQESVSEGR from the exons ATGTCGACGGAAGCAATTGTCGGTGTTTTGTGGAATGCTTCAGTTGCTTTGGGTGTGGCGTTTTTTCCACGTCGAAGTCTCCGCGAGATTTCGGAATGGCCAAGTTGTCCAAGAGCGAGCCTGGTCAAGTCCtatccatacatatatacCTTCGAAATGTCCAGAGCTCGTACTATCGGAAAGCGCCTAACGAATCTCCCTATCATCCCCATTCCCATCACTCGTTCTGGTAACAACAAGCCCAAGTCACTTCAGAAGACAAAACGAACTTTCCAACCCAACTTGACTCGTGTTGACTGGCCGGTCACCGTCTTGGGCGGACCAGTGCCAATCGATAGGACCAAGGAGCAGTCATTGCCAAAACTCGAGGGCATCTTAATGCAAGTGAGAAAGATAAGAGATGTTGAAAAGGCCGGTGGTATCGAGGGATTATTG CTTTCACGACGGTCAAAAGACCTCACACCATATGGTGCTTCCCTCCGAGCACAACTATTTGAGTCTCTCCACGAAATCAGACGCGAGATGGAAGGCCAGGCAGAACTGTCGCGTTTGGGAgtcgaggaagagaggctgCGTTTGGAAGACGGCAGCCCGTTGGCGAACACAGGAGCATCACAAGAGAGTGTgtcagaaggaagatga
- a CDS encoding 60S ribosomal protein L1 (Match to ESTs gb|CF194116.1|CF194116, gb|CF193659.1|CF193659, gb|CF193417.1|CF193417; HMMPfam hit to Ribosomal_L1, Ribosomal protein L1p/L10e family, score: 202.4, E(): 8.8e-58) — MSKLQASSVRGSIRTVLDQSSLETHKEAGGKKRNFVETIELQIGLKNYDPQRDKRFSGTVKLPHVPRPRMSLCILADAMDVDRAKQLDEELPFMTVEDLKKLNKNKKLVKKLAQKYDAFLASEALIKQIPRLLGPGLSKAGKFPTPVSHSEDLARKINDVRSTIKFQLKKVLCLGVAIGHVDMTEDQVMQNVMLAINFLISLLKKQWQNIQSLTIKSTMGKPQRLF; from the exons atGTCCAAGCTCCAGGCATCAAGCGTGCGAGGGTCTATCAGGACCGTCCTCGACCAGTCCTCCCTCGAGACCCACAAGGAGGCTGGTGGTAAGAAGAGGAACTTCGTTGAGACCATCGAGCTCCAGATTGGTCTCAAGAACTACGACCCCCAGAGGGACAAGCGTTTC TCCGGTACCGTCAAGCTCCCTCACGTTCCCAGGCCTAGGATGTCTCTCTGTATCCTTGCCGACGCCATGGACGTTGACCG TGCCAAGCAGCTCGACGAGGAGCTCCCCTTCATGACCGTTGAggacttgaagaagctcaacaagaacaagaagctCGTCAAGAAGCTCGCTCAGAAGTACGACGCTTTCCTTGCCTCTGAGGCTCTCATCAAGCAGATTCCCCGTCTGCTCGGTCCCGGTCTCTCCAAGGCGGGCAAGTTCCCCACTCCCGTCTCTCACTCTGAGGATCTCGCCCGAAAGATCAACGACGTCCGATCTACCATCAAGTTCCAGCTCAAGAAGGTTCTCTGTCTTGGTGTTGCCATCGGTCACGTCGACATGACCGAGGACCAGGTTATGCAGAACGTCATGCTTGCCATCAACTTCTTGATCTCtctcttgaagaagcag TGGCAGAACATCCAGTCTCTTACCATCAAGTCCACCATGGGCAAGCCCCAGCGACTCTTCTAA